A window from Acipenser ruthenus chromosome 36, fAciRut3.2 maternal haplotype, whole genome shotgun sequence encodes these proteins:
- the LOC117966857 gene encoding vascular cell adhesion protein 1-like isoform X2: MEPGALLVCVGLLLFNSKSASSAVCDVHIDPSRVVVRFGDPVTVNCSTTRGDVLGAGWESSVSPVNEPNSKIAVWNVSSLTVWDAEPKCFINYMNEPRQCAEKLDLVIYKYPENVSLIAPDFMKIGEESNITCQVLDVAPIRYLSVKLYKGDEQLGNRSFTHSSTRFPVNESIPFPVTPTRADNGVEYTCVAELKLGPGGPKLNPAKRSPPLKIPVFYKPSLLSAAEENVEVCEGGSIVLNCSADGSPAPTYEWKYPKADNVQEITKDGVSTVNITRASYSNARVYECHAKNTYGVAMKNITLTVKGGIPWVRIILIIIGVALALAIIAGGIRFSRRRKSGSVL, translated from the exons ATGGAGCCTGGGGCGCTGCTGGTTTGTGTAGGACTTCTGCTTTTTAATTCAAAAA GTGCCTCTTCTGCTGTCTGTGATGTGCATATTGACCCCTCTAGAGTCGTGGTGAGATTTGGAGACCCAGTGACTGTCAACTGCTCCACAACACGTGGAGATGTATTGGGGGCTGGCTGGGAGTCTTCTGTTTCCCCTGTGAATGAACCGAATAGTAAAATAGCAGTTTGGAATGTCAGCAGCCTCACTGTTTGGGATGCAGAGCCAAAATGCTTTATAAACTACATGAATGAACCCCGTCAGTGTGCAGAAAAACTGGATTTGGTTATTTACA AGTATCCAGAAAACGTCTCCCTCATTGCTCCTGACTTTATGAAGATCGGTGAAGAATCTAATATAACGTGCCAGGTCCTAGATGTGGCTCCTATCAGATATCTCAGTGTGAAGCTGTATAAGGGAGATGAACAGCTTGGGAATAGAAGCTTTACTCATAGCTCAACACGGTTTCCTGTGAATGAAAGCATCCCCTTCCCAGTAACACCAACCAGAGCAGACAATGGAGTGGAGTACACTTGTGTGGCAGAGCTTAAATTGGGACCAGGAGGACCGAAACTAAATCCAGCAAAACGCTCTCCTCCCTTGAAAATACCAGTATTTT acaAGCCCAGTCTATTGAGCGCTGCTGAAGAAAATGTTGAAGTTTGTGAAGGGGGCAGTATAGTTTTAAACTGCTCTGCTGATGGGAGCCCAGCCCCCACGTATGAGTGGAAATACCCCAAAGCTGATAATGTACAGGAGATAACGAAGGATGGAGTGTCTACTGTAAACATCACAAGAGCCTCGTATAGCAATGCCAGGGTTTATGAATGCCATGCTAAGAACACATATGGGGTCGCAATGAAGAACATCACTCTTACAGTCAAAG GAGGAATCCCTTGGGTTaggattattcttattattattggaGTTGCTCTTGCTCTTGCCATAATAGCAGGAGGAATCAGATTCTCCAGAAGACGAAAATCCGGAAGCGTTTTGTGA
- the LOC117966857 gene encoding vascular cell adhesion protein 1-like isoform X1 produces MEPGNLITCVLALLFSTTESASSAVCDVHIDPSRVVVRFGDPVTVNCSTTRGDVLGAGWESSVSPVNEPNSKIAVWNVSSLTVWDAEPKCFINYMNEPRQCAEKLDLVIYKYPENVSLIAPDFMKIGEESNITCQVLDVAPIRYLSVKLYKGDEQLGNRSFTHSSTRFPVNESIPFPVTPTRADNGVEYTCVAELKLGPGGPKLNPAKRSPPLKIPVFYKPSLLSAAEENVEVCEGGSIVLNCSADGSPAPTYEWKYPKADNVQEITKDGVSTVNITRASYSNARVYECHAKNTYGVAMKNITLTVKGGIPWVRIILIIIGVALALAIIAGGIRFSRRRKSGSVL; encoded by the exons GTGCCTCTTCTGCTGTCTGTGATGTGCATATTGACCCCTCTAGAGTCGTGGTGAGATTTGGAGACCCAGTGACTGTCAACTGCTCCACAACACGTGGAGATGTATTGGGGGCTGGCTGGGAGTCTTCTGTTTCCCCTGTGAATGAACCGAATAGTAAAATAGCAGTTTGGAATGTCAGCAGCCTCACTGTTTGGGATGCAGAGCCAAAATGCTTTATAAACTACATGAATGAACCCCGTCAGTGTGCAGAAAAACTGGATTTGGTTATTTACA AGTATCCAGAAAACGTCTCCCTCATTGCTCCTGACTTTATGAAGATCGGTGAAGAATCTAATATAACGTGCCAGGTCCTAGATGTGGCTCCTATCAGATATCTCAGTGTGAAGCTGTATAAGGGAGATGAACAGCTTGGGAATAGAAGCTTTACTCATAGCTCAACACGGTTTCCTGTGAATGAAAGCATCCCCTTCCCAGTAACACCAACCAGAGCAGACAATGGAGTGGAGTACACTTGTGTGGCAGAGCTTAAATTGGGACCAGGAGGACCGAAACTAAATCCAGCAAAACGCTCTCCTCCCTTGAAAATACCAGTATTTT acaAGCCCAGTCTATTGAGCGCTGCTGAAGAAAATGTTGAAGTTTGTGAAGGGGGCAGTATAGTTTTAAACTGCTCTGCTGATGGGAGCCCAGCCCCCACGTATGAGTGGAAATACCCCAAAGCTGATAATGTACAGGAGATAACGAAGGATGGAGTGTCTACTGTAAACATCACAAGAGCCTCGTATAGCAATGCCAGGGTTTATGAATGCCATGCTAAGAACACATATGGGGTCGCAATGAAGAACATCACTCTTACAGTCAAAG GAGGAATCCCTTGGGTTaggattattcttattattattggaGTTGCTCTTGCTCTTGCCATAATAGCAGGAGGAATCAGATTCTCCAGAAGACGAAAATCCGGAAGCGTTTTGTGA